One genomic segment of Tripterygium wilfordii isolate XIE 37 chromosome 9, ASM1340144v1, whole genome shotgun sequence includes these proteins:
- the LOC120005052 gene encoding peptidyl-prolyl cis-trans isomerase CYP28, chloroplastic: MATLVFMAFPIPSPIQPPLLSTTITSITRRSLLLSTALSPLPAITSSPPLDTKITDRVFMDFSICPNYSRSDRTVSDSLPSICADTTPLGRVVIGLYGHLVPLTVSNFKTMCTSSLPSYKNTLIHKIFPGQFFLAGRQGIKEKGELHPPLDLARNTESVDSRAFLLRHSRPGVVSLCLSENDDDDDVKLDPDYRNVEFLITTGPGPCPQLDNKNIVFGTVLEGLDVVREIASIPTYKPSERIRQFNDLAEFLGDERAQNARALWNKPLKAVYISDCGELKVTNPSLSPSLP; this comes from the exons ATGGCTACTCTTGTTTTCATGGCTTTCCCAATCCCCTCACCAATACAACCTCCACTCCTCTCCACCACCATCACATCTATCACGCGCCGCTCCCTTCTTCTCTCCACCGCCCTCTCTCCCCTCCCCGCCATCACCTCCTCGCCACCACTTGACACCAAAATCACCGACCGTGTTTTCATGGACTTCTCCATCTGCCCCAACTACTCCCGGTCCGACCGCACTGTTTCAGACTCTCTCCCTTCAATTTGCGCTGACACAACACCATTAGGTCGCGTCGTTATCGGCCTCTATGGCCACCTCGTCCCCCTCACTGTCTCCAATTTCAAGACCATGTGCACCTCCTCCTTGCCCTCATACAAGAATACTCTAATTCACAAGATATTTCCTGGCCAGTTCTTCCTCGCCGGCCGCCAGGGGATAAAGGAGAAGGGCGAATTGCACCCGCCTTTGGATTTGGCCCGCAACACTGAGTCCGTCGATTCGCGGGCTTTCTTGCTTAGGCATTCGCGGCCGGGAGTAGTGTCGCTGTGCTTGTCGGAGAACGACGACGATGATGATGTAAAGCTCGACCCGGATTATCGGAATGTGGAGTTCTTAATCACTACTGGACCGGGTCCTTGTCCTCAATTGGATAACAAGAACATCGTATTTGGGACAGTCCTTGAAG GACTGGATGTTGTGAGAGAGATTGCTTCGATCCCTACATACAAACCATCTGAAAGGATTCGCCAATTCAACGATTTGGCCGAGTTTCTTGGAGATGAAAGAGCCCAAAATGCTCGTGCATTGTGGAACAAGCCTCTAAAAGCTGTTTATATAAGTGATTGTGGAGAGCTCAAGGTGACAAACCCTTCTCTTTCTCCCAGTCTTCCTTAA
- the LOC120004813 gene encoding transmembrane 9 superfamily member 11-like isoform X2, with translation MQLKVWHIFAEKTSEMDFLGRFKILFLNVFLIVQSGYGFYLPGSYPHKYAVGDTLSVKVNSITSIYTELPFSYYSLPFCKPQEGVKDSAENLGELLMGDRFENSAYRFKMYTNESEVLMCRTDPLSADNFKILKKRIDEMYQVNLVLDNLPAIRYTKKDGYFLRWTGYPVGIRVQDFYYVFNHLKFTVLVHKYEETNVAHVMRTGDGAEVIPTVQDGESGKPGYMVVGFEVVPCSINHNADSVKIAKMYDKYPSKIQCDPTTVAMHIKEHEPIVFTYEVTFEESDIKWPSRWDAYLKMQGSKVHWFSILNSLMIITFLAGIVLVIFLRTVRRDLTRYEELDREAQAQMNEELSGWKLVVGDVFRAPSNPALLCVMVGDGVQILGMAIVTILFAALGFMSPASHGTLITGMLFFYMVLGIAAGYVAVRLWRTIGCGDHKGWVSVAWKAACFFPGIAFLTLTVLNFLLWGSHSTAAIPFSLFVILLLLWFCISVPLTLVGGYIGAKAPHIEYPVRTNHIPREIPAQKYPSWFLVLCAGTLPFGTLFIELFYIMSSLWMGRVYYVFGFLFVVMILLVVVCAEVSLVLTYMHLCVEDWKWWWQSFFASGSVAIYIFLYSVNYLIFNLRSLGGPVSATLYLGYSLLMVLAIMISTGTVGFLSSFWFVHYLFSSVKLD, from the exons ATGCAACTAAAGGTC TGGCACATATTCGCCGAAAAGACTTCAGAAATGGATTTTTTAGGTCGTTTCAAGATCTTGTTCTTGAATGTTTTCCTCATTGTCCAATCGGGATATGGGTTTTATCTCCCCGGTAGTTACCCTCACAAATACGCTGTTGGTGACACTTTGTCTGTGAAAGTGAATTCCATCACTTCTATTTATACAGAATTGCCTTTTAGTTATTACAGCTTGCCCTTCTGCAAGCCTCAAGAGGGTGTGAAGGACAGTGCCGAGAATCTTGGTGAGCTCCTTATGGGAGACAGGTTTGAGAACTCCGCATATCGGTTCAAGATGTACACTAATGAGTCTGAGGTCCTTATGTGTAGGACCGATCCGTTATCAGCTGATAACTTTAAGATCTTGAAGAAGAGGATTGATGAGATGTATCAGGTTAATTTGGTCCTTGATAATTTGCCAGCGATAAGGTACACCAAGAAGGATGGTTACTTTTTGAGGTGGACTGGCTATCCTGTTGGGATCAGGGTTCAGGATTTCTATTATGTGTTTAACCATTTGAAGTTTACGGTTCTTGTGCATAAATATGAGGAGACCAATGTGGCGCATGTAATGAGGACGGGAGATGGAGCTGAAGTGATCCCCACAGTCCAAGATGGTGAATCTGGTAAGCCTGGGTATATGGTTGTTGGATTTGAGGTGGTTCCTTGTAGTATCAACCATAATGCGGACTCAGTGAAAATTGCAAAAATGTATGACAAGTATCCTTCGAAGATACAATGTGATCCTACTACCGTGGCAATGCATATCAAGGAACATGAGCCCATTGTCTTTACCTATGAAGTTACATTTGAAGAGAGTGACATCAAGTGGCCATCACGCTGGGATGCCTATTTGAAGATGCAGGGTTCAAAAGTCCATTGGTTCTCTATTCTGAACTCACTAATGATCATAACTTTCCTTGCTGGTATAGTCCTTGTGATCTTCTTGAGGACGGTTCGACGGGATCTGACCCGATACGAGGAGCTTGACAGGGAAGCTCAAGCACAGATGAATGAGGAACTATCTGGATGGAAGCTTGTTGTTGGGGATGTTTTCCGTGCTCCATCTAATCCTGCTCTTTTGTGTGTTATGGTTGGAGATGGTGTTCAGATTCTTGGGATGGCAATTGTGACTATATTGTTCGCGGCTCTTGGATTCATGTCACCTGCTTCCCATGGAACACTCATCACGGGTATGCTGTTTTTCTACATGGTTCTTGGCATTGCAGCTGGCTATGTTGCAGTTCGTCTTTGGAGAACCATTGGATGTGGGGATCACAAAGGATGGGTTTCAGTTGCATGGAAGGCAGCTTGCTTCTTTCCTGGTATTGCCTTTTTGACCTTAACAGTTTTGAACTTCCTACTGTGGGGTAGTCATAGCACAGCTGCCATTCcattttccttgtttgttaTACTACTTTTGCTCTGGTTCTGTATATCGGTTCCCCTTACTCTTGTTGGTGGTTATATTGGGGCAAAGGCTCCTCACATTGAGTATCCTGTCCGGACTAATCACATCCCTCGTGAAATTCCAGCTCAGAAGTATCCATCTTGGTTTCTAGTTCTCTGTGCTGGTACTCTTCCTTTTGGTACCCTTTTCATTGAGCTCTTCTATATCATGTCTAGTCTCTGGATGGGCCGTGTCTACTACGTTTTCGGGTTCCTCTTTGTTGTCATGATTCTTCTAGTGGTTGTTTGTGCTGAAGTATCATTGGTTTTAACCTACATGCACCTCTGTGTGGAGGACTGGAAATGGTGGTGGCAGTCCTTCTTTGCTTCTGGTTCTGTTGCCATCTACATATTCCTATACTCCGTAAATTACCTCATATTTAACCTCAGGAGTTTGGGCGGTCCCGTTTCTGCCACACTCTACTTGGGGTATTCTCTCTTAATGGTTCTAGCAATCATGATCTCAACTGGCACGGTTGGCTTCCTTTCATCATTCTGGTTTGTGCATTACTTGTTCTCTTCAGTGAAGCTTGATTGA
- the LOC120004813 gene encoding transmembrane 9 superfamily member 11-like isoform X1 — MQLKVWHIFAEKTSEMDFLGRFKILFLNVFLIVQSGYGFYLPGSYPHKYAVGDTLSVKVNSITSIYTELPFSYYSLPFCKPQEGVKDSAENLGELLMGDRFENSAYRFKMYTNESEVLMCRTDPLSADNFKILKKRIDEMYQVNLVLDNLPAIRYTKKDGYFLRWTGYPVGIRVQDFYYVFNHLKFTVLVHKYEETNVAHVMRTGDGAEVIPTVQDGESGKPGYMVVGFEVVPCSINHNADSVKIAKMYDKYPSKIQCDPTTVAMHIKEHEPIVFTYEVTFEESDIKWPSRWDAYLKMQGSKVHWFSILNSLMIITFLAGIVLVIFLRTVRRDLTRYEELDREAQAQMNEELSGWKLVVGDVFRAPSNPALLCVMVGDGVQILGMAIVTILFAALGFMSPASHGTLITGMLFFYMVLGIAAGYVAVRLWRTIGCGDHKGWVSVAWKAACFFPGIAFLTLTVLNFLLWGSHSTAAIPFSLFVILLLLWFCISVPLTLVGGYIGAKAPHIEYPVRTNHIPREIPAQKYPSWFLVLCAGTLPFGTLFIELFYIMSSLWMGRVYYVFGFLFVVMILLVVVCAEVSLVLTYMHLCVEDWKWWWQSFFASGSVAIYIFLYSVNYLIFNLRSLGGPVSATLYLGYSLLMVLAIMISTGTVGFLSSFWFVHYLFSSVKLD, encoded by the exons ATGCAACTAAAG GTCTGGCACATATTCGCCGAAAAGACTTCAGAAATGGATTTTTTAGGTCGTTTCAAGATCTTGTTCTTGAATGTTTTCCTCATTGTCCAATCGGGATATGGGTTTTATCTCCCCGGTAGTTACCCTCACAAATACGCTGTTGGTGACACTTTGTCTGTGAAAGTGAATTCCATCACTTCTATTTATACAGAATTGCCTTTTAGTTATTACAGCTTGCCCTTCTGCAAGCCTCAAGAGGGTGTGAAGGACAGTGCCGAGAATCTTGGTGAGCTCCTTATGGGAGACAGGTTTGAGAACTCCGCATATCGGTTCAAGATGTACACTAATGAGTCTGAGGTCCTTATGTGTAGGACCGATCCGTTATCAGCTGATAACTTTAAGATCTTGAAGAAGAGGATTGATGAGATGTATCAGGTTAATTTGGTCCTTGATAATTTGCCAGCGATAAGGTACACCAAGAAGGATGGTTACTTTTTGAGGTGGACTGGCTATCCTGTTGGGATCAGGGTTCAGGATTTCTATTATGTGTTTAACCATTTGAAGTTTACGGTTCTTGTGCATAAATATGAGGAGACCAATGTGGCGCATGTAATGAGGACGGGAGATGGAGCTGAAGTGATCCCCACAGTCCAAGATGGTGAATCTGGTAAGCCTGGGTATATGGTTGTTGGATTTGAGGTGGTTCCTTGTAGTATCAACCATAATGCGGACTCAGTGAAAATTGCAAAAATGTATGACAAGTATCCTTCGAAGATACAATGTGATCCTACTACCGTGGCAATGCATATCAAGGAACATGAGCCCATTGTCTTTACCTATGAAGTTACATTTGAAGAGAGTGACATCAAGTGGCCATCACGCTGGGATGCCTATTTGAAGATGCAGGGTTCAAAAGTCCATTGGTTCTCTATTCTGAACTCACTAATGATCATAACTTTCCTTGCTGGTATAGTCCTTGTGATCTTCTTGAGGACGGTTCGACGGGATCTGACCCGATACGAGGAGCTTGACAGGGAAGCTCAAGCACAGATGAATGAGGAACTATCTGGATGGAAGCTTGTTGTTGGGGATGTTTTCCGTGCTCCATCTAATCCTGCTCTTTTGTGTGTTATGGTTGGAGATGGTGTTCAGATTCTTGGGATGGCAATTGTGACTATATTGTTCGCGGCTCTTGGATTCATGTCACCTGCTTCCCATGGAACACTCATCACGGGTATGCTGTTTTTCTACATGGTTCTTGGCATTGCAGCTGGCTATGTTGCAGTTCGTCTTTGGAGAACCATTGGATGTGGGGATCACAAAGGATGGGTTTCAGTTGCATGGAAGGCAGCTTGCTTCTTTCCTGGTATTGCCTTTTTGACCTTAACAGTTTTGAACTTCCTACTGTGGGGTAGTCATAGCACAGCTGCCATTCcattttccttgtttgttaTACTACTTTTGCTCTGGTTCTGTATATCGGTTCCCCTTACTCTTGTTGGTGGTTATATTGGGGCAAAGGCTCCTCACATTGAGTATCCTGTCCGGACTAATCACATCCCTCGTGAAATTCCAGCTCAGAAGTATCCATCTTGGTTTCTAGTTCTCTGTGCTGGTACTCTTCCTTTTGGTACCCTTTTCATTGAGCTCTTCTATATCATGTCTAGTCTCTGGATGGGCCGTGTCTACTACGTTTTCGGGTTCCTCTTTGTTGTCATGATTCTTCTAGTGGTTGTTTGTGCTGAAGTATCATTGGTTTTAACCTACATGCACCTCTGTGTGGAGGACTGGAAATGGTGGTGGCAGTCCTTCTTTGCTTCTGGTTCTGTTGCCATCTACATATTCCTATACTCCGTAAATTACCTCATATTTAACCTCAGGAGTTTGGGCGGTCCCGTTTCTGCCACACTCTACTTGGGGTATTCTCTCTTAATGGTTCTAGCAATCATGATCTCAACTGGCACGGTTGGCTTCCTTTCATCATTCTGGTTTGTGCATTACTTGTTCTCTTCAGTGAAGCTTGATTGA